The Monomorium pharaonis isolate MP-MQ-018 chromosome 5, ASM1337386v2, whole genome shotgun sequence genome includes a window with the following:
- the LOC105827858 gene encoding serine protease snake isoform X2, protein MDLRFVLFAIFLILNAAFVCSTDDLKNEKKNSIDVRLSAGILNNPFLQQVTTEKTTIRDNVNPFFTLSQTSTPNTNFFPSNLDNPFFNSIQTDSRVDTQPISSSIPGDTQSISSSIPGTTTSKVYSADQVFDPYYIKFPTNSAKTVSERKCDEYVEEIAGSTWITSLTGTSSGAIKVIKNCDGTVNHLVVGGTEARVGEFPHMVALGKPTPQFQLNCGGTLISHTWVLTAAHCTHGDSGGATHARIGFHKLTDKDGIMIPIKRTLRHEDYEPPALYADIGLVQLVSPVNFSRFIRPACLYQSYDTVPRQAWVSGWGVVEFSGEVSNELLKAQLNLVDNLVCTQQHNSSLAVPYGVTPTMICAGGQKNPGIDACQGDSGGPLQIVHPSSKCLFQVIGVTSFGQGCAMGIPGVYTRVSHYLQWIEENVWPGEE, encoded by the exons ATGGATTTGCGTTTTGTTTTGTTTGCGATCTTTTTGATTCTCAATGCGGCTTTTGTTTGTTCCACAG atGACTTgaagaacgaaaaaaaaaattcaatcgaCGTTCGGCTTAGTGCAGGTATCTTGAATAATCCTTTCCTGCAACAAGTGACAACAGAAAAGACAACGATAAGAGATAACGTAAACCCATTTTTTACTCTATCACAAACTTCTACTCCTAATACTAATTTCTTTCCTAGTAATCTTGATAATCCTTTCTTTAATTCCATTCAAACCGATTCAAGAGTTGATACACAACCTATTAGTTCGTCAATACCTGGTGATACACAATCTATTAGTTCTTCAATACCTGGTACGACTACTTCTAAAGTTTATTCTGCTGACCAGGTCTTTGATCCGTATTACATCAAATTCCCGACAAACTCGGCAAAAACAGTGTCAGAACGTA aatgcGATGAATATGTAGAAGAAATTGCGGGATCGACCTGGATAACGTCTCTGACTGGTACGTCGTCGGGCGCAATTAAGGTGATTAAAAACTGCGACGGTACAGTGAATCATTTGGTAGTTGGTGGCACCGAGGCCCGGGTCGGCGAGTTTCCTCACATGGTAGCTCTGGGCAAACCCACTCCCCAGTTCCAACTGAATTGCGGCGGCACGCTAATTTCTCATACCTGGGTACTTACCGCTGCGCATTGCACTCATGGGGACAG TGGTGGTGCAACTCACGCAAGGATAGGCTTCCATAAATTAACGGATAAAGATGGCATCATGATTCCCATCAAACGCACTCTAAGACATGAGGACTATGAGCCACCCGCGCTGTATGCGGACATAGGTCTGGTTCAGCTCGTGAGCCCCGTCAACTTTAGCAGATTTATTCGACCTGCGTGTCTTTATCAGAGCTATGATACCGTGCCTAGACAGGCTTGGGTTAGTGGTTGGGGCGTTGTTGAATTCA GCGGAGAGGTGAGCAATGAACTGCTAAAAGCTCAACTAAATCTGGTAGACAATTTGGTGTGTACACAACAGCACAACAGTTCCCTAGCAGTTCCATATGGTGTTACACCGACTATGATTTGCGCTGGTGGTCAGAAAAACCCcg gAATAGACGCTTGCCAAGGAGATTCTGGGGGTCCTCTACAAATAGTCCATCCTAGTAGTAAATGTCTTTTTCAAGTGATCGGTGTCACTAGCTTCGGTCAAGGTTGCGCAATGGGAATTCCTGGCGTTTATACTAGAGTGTCCCATTATCTTCAGTGGATCGAAGAAAATGTCTGGCCAGGAGAAGAATAA
- the LOC105833736 gene encoding LOW QUALITY PROTEIN: general transcription factor IIH subunit 3 (The sequence of the model RefSeq protein was modified relative to this genomic sequence to represent the inferred CDS: deleted 2 bases in 1 codon), protein MATYVCVEIETSLLVIILDVNPLQRIVKQEMKILSQCLDSTIIFAKAHLVQSSNNELAIMACHGHSAKFLYPYETTAEIRQMDDQYEKFIMVERTVCQQLQQVINEVPTDIPLNKESLISGALSMALCYIARLEREQIAGQSCQTRILVITTSNNSATQYMNYINIFFTAKRMNVILDVCSLDQELIVLQQGCHITGGNYLKVLQLDELLQDLLCVFLPDPSVRSELVLPSPVKVDYRAACFCHQELIDIGYVCSKCFTIFCKFNSICTTCHTILKMPRPILMKKKLAFGSRHTLFVFCVGVKYSNEEMIKDIKRFIISIMECFAILIIFPMLLAQLAE, encoded by the exons ATGGCAACTTACGTTTGCGTGG aaatagagACGAGCTTACTGGTGATCATTCTGGATGTAAATCCATTACAACGGATAGTAAAGCAAGAAATGAAGATACTATCACAGTGTTTAGACTCCACAATTATCTTTGCGAAAGCTCATCTCGTGCAGTCATCTAATAATGAATTGGCAATAATGGCATGCCATGGTCACAGTGCTAAATTCCTCTACCCTTATGAAACCACAGCAGAAATAAGGCAGATGGATGACCAGTATGAAAAGTTTATCATGGTGGAACGTACAGTGTGTCAACAATTACAGCAGGTTATCAACGAAGTCCCTACGGATATTCCACTGAACAAAGAAAGTCTCATCTCTGGTGCGCTCAGCATGGCATTATGCTATATCGCTCGATTAGAGAGAGAACAGATAGCTGGTCAGAGTTGC CAGACTAGAATACTAGTCATTACAACCAGCAACAACTCAGCAACTCAGTACATGaactacataaatatattcttcacTGCAAAGAGAATg AATGTCATTTTAGATGTGTGCAGTCTGGATCAGGAGCTGATAGTATTGCAACAAGGCTGTCACATTACTGGTGGTAATTATTTGAAGGTGCTACAGCTTGATGAATTACTGCAGGATTTATTG tgtGTTTTCCTGCCTGATCCTAGTGTTAGGTCAGAATTGGTTCTTCCTTCGCCAGTAAAAGTGGATTATAGAGCAGCATGTTTTTGTCATCAGGAGCTTATTGATATTGGATATGTTTGttctaaatgttttacaa ttttctgCAAGTTCAATTCAATATGCACCACTTGTca cacGATACTCAAAATGCCGAGACCTATACTGATGAAGAAAAAGTTGGCGTTTGGTTCTCGCCACACATTATTTGTATTCTGTGTCGGAGTCAAATATTCAAATGAAGAAatgataaaagatataaagagGTTCATCATATCGATAATGGAATGTTTTGCTATACTAATAATATTCCCAATGCTATTGGCGCAGCTTGcagaataa
- the LOC118645582 gene encoding general transcription factor IIH subunit 3-like codes for MATEIEIEIETSLLVIVLDVNSLQRIVKQEMKILSQCLDSTIVFAKAHLVQSSNNELAIMACHGHSAKFLYPYKTTAEIRQMDDQYEKFTMVERTVRQQLQQVINEVPIPLNTKSLISNALSMALCYIARLKREKFAGQKLHPRIIVITASNDSATQYMNYMNIFFTAQRMNVILDVCSLDQELTLLQLGCVITGGNYLKVPQLDDYCRIYW; via the exons ATGGCAACTG aaatagaaatagaaatagaaacgAGCTTGCTGGTGATCGTTTTGGATGTAAATTCATTACAACGGATAGTAAAGcaagaaatgaagatattaTCACAGTGTTTAGACTCCACAATTGTCTTTGCGAAAGCTCATCTCGTGCAGTCATCTAATAATGAATTGGCAATAATGGCATGTCATGGTCACAGTGCTAAATTCCTCTACCCTTATAAAACCACAGCAGAAATAAGGCAGATGGATGACCAGTATGAAAAGTTTACCATGGTGGAACGTACAGTGCGTCAACAATTACAGCAGGTTATCAACGAAGTCCCTATTCCACTGAACACAAAAAGTCTCATTTCTAATGCGCTCAGCATGGCATTGTGCTATATCGCTCgattaaagagagaaaagtttGCCGGTCAGAAGTTGCATCCTAGAATAATAGTCATTACAGCCAGCAACGACTCAGCAACTCAGTACATGAACTACATGAATATATTCTTCACTGCACAGAGAATG AATGTCATTTTGGATGTGTGCAGTCTGGATCAGGAGCTGACATTGTTGCAACTAGGCTGTGTCATTACTGGTGGCAATTATTTGAAGGTGCCACAGCTTGATGATTACTGCAGGATTTATTGGTAA
- the LOC105827858 gene encoding serine protease snake isoform X1, which produces MDLRFVLFAIFLILNAAFVCSTDDDLKNEKKNSIDVRLSAGILNNPFLQQVTTEKTTIRDNVNPFFTLSQTSTPNTNFFPSNLDNPFFNSIQTDSRVDTQPISSSIPGDTQSISSSIPGTTTSKVYSADQVFDPYYIKFPTNSAKTVSERKCDEYVEEIAGSTWITSLTGTSSGAIKVIKNCDGTVNHLVVGGTEARVGEFPHMVALGKPTPQFQLNCGGTLISHTWVLTAAHCTHGDSGGATHARIGFHKLTDKDGIMIPIKRTLRHEDYEPPALYADIGLVQLVSPVNFSRFIRPACLYQSYDTVPRQAWVSGWGVVEFSGEVSNELLKAQLNLVDNLVCTQQHNSSLAVPYGVTPTMICAGGQKNPGIDACQGDSGGPLQIVHPSSKCLFQVIGVTSFGQGCAMGIPGVYTRVSHYLQWIEENVWPGEE; this is translated from the exons ATGGATTTGCGTTTTGTTTTGTTTGCGATCTTTTTGATTCTCAATGCGGCTTTTGTTTGTTCCACAG atgatGACTTgaagaacgaaaaaaaaaattcaatcgaCGTTCGGCTTAGTGCAGGTATCTTGAATAATCCTTTCCTGCAACAAGTGACAACAGAAAAGACAACGATAAGAGATAACGTAAACCCATTTTTTACTCTATCACAAACTTCTACTCCTAATACTAATTTCTTTCCTAGTAATCTTGATAATCCTTTCTTTAATTCCATTCAAACCGATTCAAGAGTTGATACACAACCTATTAGTTCGTCAATACCTGGTGATACACAATCTATTAGTTCTTCAATACCTGGTACGACTACTTCTAAAGTTTATTCTGCTGACCAGGTCTTTGATCCGTATTACATCAAATTCCCGACAAACTCGGCAAAAACAGTGTCAGAACGTA aatgcGATGAATATGTAGAAGAAATTGCGGGATCGACCTGGATAACGTCTCTGACTGGTACGTCGTCGGGCGCAATTAAGGTGATTAAAAACTGCGACGGTACAGTGAATCATTTGGTAGTTGGTGGCACCGAGGCCCGGGTCGGCGAGTTTCCTCACATGGTAGCTCTGGGCAAACCCACTCCCCAGTTCCAACTGAATTGCGGCGGCACGCTAATTTCTCATACCTGGGTACTTACCGCTGCGCATTGCACTCATGGGGACAG TGGTGGTGCAACTCACGCAAGGATAGGCTTCCATAAATTAACGGATAAAGATGGCATCATGATTCCCATCAAACGCACTCTAAGACATGAGGACTATGAGCCACCCGCGCTGTATGCGGACATAGGTCTGGTTCAGCTCGTGAGCCCCGTCAACTTTAGCAGATTTATTCGACCTGCGTGTCTTTATCAGAGCTATGATACCGTGCCTAGACAGGCTTGGGTTAGTGGTTGGGGCGTTGTTGAATTCA GCGGAGAGGTGAGCAATGAACTGCTAAAAGCTCAACTAAATCTGGTAGACAATTTGGTGTGTACACAACAGCACAACAGTTCCCTAGCAGTTCCATATGGTGTTACACCGACTATGATTTGCGCTGGTGGTCAGAAAAACCCcg gAATAGACGCTTGCCAAGGAGATTCTGGGGGTCCTCTACAAATAGTCCATCCTAGTAGTAAATGTCTTTTTCAAGTGATCGGTGTCACTAGCTTCGGTCAAGGTTGCGCAATGGGAATTCCTGGCGTTTATACTAGAGTGTCCCATTATCTTCAGTGGATCGAAGAAAATGTCTGGCCAGGAGAAGAATAA
- the LOC105827858 gene encoding serine protease snake isoform X3, whose translation MDLRFVLFAIFLILNAAFVCSTDDDLKNEKKNSIDVRLSAGILNNPFLQQVTTEKTTIRDNVFDPYYIKFPTNSAKTVSERKCDEYVEEIAGSTWITSLTGTSSGAIKVIKNCDGTVNHLVVGGTEARVGEFPHMVALGKPTPQFQLNCGGTLISHTWVLTAAHCTHGDSGGATHARIGFHKLTDKDGIMIPIKRTLRHEDYEPPALYADIGLVQLVSPVNFSRFIRPACLYQSYDTVPRQAWVSGWGVVEFSGEVSNELLKAQLNLVDNLVCTQQHNSSLAVPYGVTPTMICAGGQKNPGIDACQGDSGGPLQIVHPSSKCLFQVIGVTSFGQGCAMGIPGVYTRVSHYLQWIEENVWPGEE comes from the exons ATGGATTTGCGTTTTGTTTTGTTTGCGATCTTTTTGATTCTCAATGCGGCTTTTGTTTGTTCCACAG atgatGACTTgaagaacgaaaaaaaaaattcaatcgaCGTTCGGCTTAGTGCAGGTATCTTGAATAATCCTTTCCTGCAACAAGTGACAACAGAAAAGACAACGATAAGAGATAAC GTCTTTGATCCGTATTACATCAAATTCCCGACAAACTCGGCAAAAACAGTGTCAGAACGTA aatgcGATGAATATGTAGAAGAAATTGCGGGATCGACCTGGATAACGTCTCTGACTGGTACGTCGTCGGGCGCAATTAAGGTGATTAAAAACTGCGACGGTACAGTGAATCATTTGGTAGTTGGTGGCACCGAGGCCCGGGTCGGCGAGTTTCCTCACATGGTAGCTCTGGGCAAACCCACTCCCCAGTTCCAACTGAATTGCGGCGGCACGCTAATTTCTCATACCTGGGTACTTACCGCTGCGCATTGCACTCATGGGGACAG TGGTGGTGCAACTCACGCAAGGATAGGCTTCCATAAATTAACGGATAAAGATGGCATCATGATTCCCATCAAACGCACTCTAAGACATGAGGACTATGAGCCACCCGCGCTGTATGCGGACATAGGTCTGGTTCAGCTCGTGAGCCCCGTCAACTTTAGCAGATTTATTCGACCTGCGTGTCTTTATCAGAGCTATGATACCGTGCCTAGACAGGCTTGGGTTAGTGGTTGGGGCGTTGTTGAATTCA GCGGAGAGGTGAGCAATGAACTGCTAAAAGCTCAACTAAATCTGGTAGACAATTTGGTGTGTACACAACAGCACAACAGTTCCCTAGCAGTTCCATATGGTGTTACACCGACTATGATTTGCGCTGGTGGTCAGAAAAACCCcg gAATAGACGCTTGCCAAGGAGATTCTGGGGGTCCTCTACAAATAGTCCATCCTAGTAGTAAATGTCTTTTTCAAGTGATCGGTGTCACTAGCTTCGGTCAAGGTTGCGCAATGGGAATTCCTGGCGTTTATACTAGAGTGTCCCATTATCTTCAGTGGATCGAAGAAAATGTCTGGCCAGGAGAAGAATAA